A genomic segment from Stappia indica encodes:
- a CDS encoding phytanoyl-CoA dioxygenase family protein → MIARSFSAPRDGVLTPEMQEAYAQDGFLVLTGYKSAADCDALKARMSELIDAFDPHEHASVFETGAQSHARDRYFRESGDKIRFFFEEEAFDEDGRLQRDKHMALNKVGHALHDLDPVFERFSRDHRLARTAESLGLTAPLLAQSMYIFKPPEIGGEVNCHQDSTFLHTEPLSCTGFWFALEDADETNGGLLGGPGGHLAPLRQRFHYDGEALVMEPLDDTPLAGDVPLVAPKGTLVVLHGLVPHRSAPNRSPRSRHAYALHLVDGTARWSPDNWLVRAPENPMRGF, encoded by the coding sequence ATGATCGCACGGTCCTTTTCCGCACCGCGGGACGGAGTTCTGACGCCGGAGATGCAGGAGGCCTATGCCCAGGACGGCTTCCTGGTGCTGACCGGCTACAAGTCGGCGGCGGACTGCGACGCGCTGAAGGCCCGCATGTCCGAGTTGATCGACGCCTTCGATCCGCACGAGCATGCCTCCGTCTTCGAAACCGGTGCCCAGAGCCATGCCCGCGACCGCTATTTCCGCGAGAGCGGCGACAAGATCCGCTTCTTCTTCGAGGAGGAGGCGTTCGACGAGGACGGCCGGTTGCAGCGCGACAAGCATATGGCGCTGAACAAGGTCGGCCACGCGCTGCACGACCTCGACCCGGTGTTCGAGCGCTTCTCGCGCGATCACCGGCTTGCCCGCACGGCGGAGAGCCTCGGCCTTACCGCGCCGCTGCTGGCCCAGTCCATGTATATCTTCAAGCCGCCGGAGATCGGCGGCGAGGTCAACTGCCACCAGGATTCCACCTTCCTGCACACCGAGCCGCTGTCCTGCACCGGATTCTGGTTCGCGCTGGAAGACGCCGACGAGACCAATGGCGGCCTGCTCGGCGGGCCGGGCGGGCATCTGGCGCCCCTGCGCCAGCGCTTCCACTATGACGGCGAGGCGCTGGTGATGGAGCCGCTGGACGACACGCCACTTGCCGGCGACGTGCCGCTGGTCGCCCCCAAGGGGACGCTGGTGGTGCTGCACGGTCTGGTGCCGCATCGCTCGGCGCCGAACCGCTCGCCGCGCTCGCGCCATGCCTATGCGTTGCATCTGGTCGACGGGACCGCCCGCTGGTCGCCCGACAACTGGCTGGTGCGCGCACCGGAAAACCCGATGCGCGGGTTCTGA